One Ostrea edulis chromosome 2, xbOstEdul1.1, whole genome shotgun sequence genomic region harbors:
- the LOC125679460 gene encoding uncharacterized protein LOC125679460: protein MKTPTPSYTIFIVVWIFISTPELTKLTDGSYALHVPVVYVAFSGDLILNYTIPSNVSHPNAFLRILSVMENHIRKEITTLGLPYGQSYGSVSVRCGILEFSASHIVELHSYAGGPILTTSTFHVEWPSFTLKLPPDHVAQTQAVTLVFQSTAKCNPLLKRYSFHIDLVKDKNESLSDQYTVFHATPISNIVSPRQDIRYPCNIFDTIGNYKAILRNSVNTGNIVSQSGVMTVTWSNAYSVDIYSSSIFPCIGHITLVYTYPECIGTKDRIRLYMLNRESGSIAAPYQRKYISEKKVDPDKTNIFFDCALFQSISSAYCFEYVSISAMEKLTVQKSLCLSTHPDSALPIDGGWSPWSSWSACSVTCGSGKVSRSRICNNPSPMHGGLYCEGEPFEWKPCFEECPELIPKTPLHTLSLDKSCICGCEINSKQGEIIATGRCSGLSMWLISATSNHQVFLSFTYFNLFEQKQWVKIRNGGTSNADLIAKSDGEIDLKKVISTTGTMLIEFMTLTESSANFSDVNSSTDSPWVLSYPSELIHVHGFIASFYIQVKNESRYISAVTVTEPPPKEGIWQSTVTIVGISLCAVIIVVVIIISIYHKVFRKRTHKYAMTKQEDTPEHFPKSTSMHSTPSRHSAISQGIEIDIDMEKPLTGKNARKKYRKDSDAHISRGSSVSSNRSGRSKNKIKIKADIEPGGSPKPPSRHYTPLPSPLVHNDLIQEEDSKISLFNASPLSNRKTRSPKIHPSPRFKRLSNGGSPVKSKHELLIRKRKDRSAKEKVEKKKGNPDYSQKKVKESVKCLATPDSAGSLTPTPTVLNSIPPVDAQVDDEKDSKDNISEERDSKEVIELKDMAKEDIETRKPGSGTSDDSCTPEKGELFMQQTTSFVQSPSIELIKLRRPTSLTESYKKSVSLPSIDRVMNSSEDIVNEDRQKALPKPDGQSPKSPRQENSKTSSPKSVQGSSVNSSRSKLTLSPARSATSPSENLEMEYDDYIEYDDTFSYFDPLETEKLQWKGSEKIGKPKSLSKDDPKKGSSDL from the exons ATGAAAACGCCGACACCTTCATACACAATTTTCATTGTTGTCTGGATATTTATTTCCACACCTGAGTTGACAAAACTTACAG atggcAGCTATGCTCTTCACGTGCCTGTGGTATATGTGGCATTCTCCGGTGACCTGATCCTTAATTATACCATTCCATCCAATGTTTCTCATCCAAATGCCTTCCTGAGGATTTTATCAGTTATGGAAAATCACATTCGAAAGGAAATTACGACACTTGGTCTTCCATACGGCCAATCGTATGGCAGCGTTAGCGTACGATGTGGAATTTTAGAGTTTTCAGCATCTCATATCGTAGAACTTCACTCTTACGCCGGTGGACCCATTTTAACCACTTCTACTTTCCACGTGGAGTGGCCCTCATTCACATTGAAATTGCCCCCAGATCACGTAGCACAGACCCAAGCTGTTACTCTTGTATTCCAGTCAACTGCAAAATGCAATCCACTGCTAAAGCGTTATTCGTTTCATATAGACCTAGTCAAAGACAAAAATGAAAGCTTAAGTGATCAGTATACCGTGTTTCACGCAACTCCCATATCAAATATAGTTTCGCCTCGTCAAGATATACGTTATCCATGCAATATATTTGATACCATTGGAAATTATAAAGCAATACTCAGAAACAGTGTAAATACCGGCAATATTGTTTCACAAAGTGGAGTTATGACGGTAACTTGGAGCAATGCCTACAGTGTAGACATTTATTCATCTTCCATTTTTCCTTGCATAGGGCATATTACCTTAGTCTATACATATCCTGAGTGCATTGGGACAAAGGATAGAATTCGCTTGTACATGCTGAACAGAGAAAGTGGTTCTATTGCAGCACCTTACCAACGaaaatacatttcagagaaaaaagTTGACCCGGACAAAACCAACATCTTCTTTGATTGCGCCTTGTTTCAGAGCATCTCTTCAGCATATTGTTTTGAATATGTCAGTATTTCAGCCATGGAAAAGTTAACGGTTCAGAAGTCTCTCTGCTTATCAACACACCCTGATTCCG CTCTACCAATAGATGGTGGATGGAGTCCATGGTCCTCATGGAGTGCTTGCAGTGTGACCTGTGGGTCAGGGAAGGTCAGTCGGTCCAGAATCTGTAACAATCCCTCTCCCATGCATGGGGGTCTTTATTGTGAAGGGGAACCATTTGAATGGAAACCCTGCTTTGAAGAATGTCCAG AGCTTATACCGAAAACACCTCTTCATACTCTTTCACTCGACAAATCATGCATCTGTGGTTGTGAGATCAATTCAAAACAGGGAGAGATTATCGCGACGGGACGTTGTTCTGGTCTTTCTATGTGGCTTATATCTGCAACAAGCAATCATCAAGTTTTCCTGTCTTTCACGTACTTTAATTTGTTCGAGCAAAAACAATGGGTAAAAATTCGCAATGGAGGGACGTCAAATGCTGACCTTATAGCAAAAAGTGACGGCGAAATAGATCTGAAGAAGGTCATTTCCACAACTGGAACGATGCTGATAGAGTTTATGACGTTAACAGAGTCGTCTGCCAATTTCTCTGATGTCAATTCCTCCACTGATTCTCCTTGGGTTCTGTCATATCCTTCAGAACTAATTCATGTCCATGGATTTATAGCATCCTTCTACATACAAG tGAAAAATGAATCTAGATACATTTCGGCCGTGACAGTTACAGAACCTCCACCGAAAGAGGGCATTTGGCAGAGCACGGTGACAATTGTTGGAATATCTCTCTGTGCCGTTATAATCGTAGTAGTGATTATTATATCAATATACCATAAAGTGTTTCGCAAAAGGACTCACAAGTATGCCATGACGAAACAAGAGGATACACCAGAGCATTTCCCTAAAAGTACAAGCATGCATAGTACTCCAAGTCGTCATAGTGCTATAAGTCAGGGGATAGAAATAGATATTGATATGGAAAAGCCTTTGACTGGAAAGAATGCAAGAAAGAAATACAGAAAGGATAGTGACGCTCACATATCACGTGGCTCTTCAGTTTCTAGTAACAGAAGTGGTCgtagtaaaaacaaaataaaaatcaaagcGGATATAGAACCAGGAGGGAGCCCCAAACCCCCCTCTAGACATTATACGCCTTTACCTAGTCCATTAGTTCATAATGATCTCATACAGGAGGAGGACAGTAAAATTAGTTTATTCAATGCAAGTCCTCTGTCGAATAGAAAAACTCGTTCGCCAAAGATTCATCCTTCGCCAAGATTCAAAAGACTATCCAATGGAGGATCTCCAGTTAAAAGTAAACATGAACTTCTTATTCGTAAACGAAAGGATCGAAGCGCTAAGGAAAAGGTGGAGAAAAAGAAAGGAAATCCTGATTACAGTCAAAAGAAAGTTAAAGAGAGTGTGAAATGTCTAGCTACACCCGATTCTGCAGGATCCCTTACCCCAACACCAACAGTTCTTAATTCAATACCTCCGGTGGATGCACAGGTAGATGACGAAAAGGATTCCAAGGATAATATCTCCGAGGAAAGGGATTCGAAGGAAGTCATTGAGCTGAAGGATATGGCAAAAGAGGATATTGAAACTAGAAAGCCAGGATCTGGAACTTCAGATGATTCTTGCACGCCTGAAAAAGGGGAACTGTTTATGCAGCAGACGACTTCCTTTGTCCAGTCACCCAGTATAGAGTTAATCAAATTGCGAAGACCTACGTCTTTGACTGAAAGTTATAAAAAATCCGTGTCACTACCGTCCATTGATAGGGTCATGAACAGCTCTGAGGATATAGTTAATGAAGATCGACAGAAAGCCTTGCCAAAGCCAGATGGACAAAGTCCTAAAAGTCCACGACaggaaaattccaaaacctctTCGCCAAAAAGTGTTCAGGGCTCAAGTGTTAATAGTTCTAGGAGTAAACTTACCTTGTCGCCAGCGCGTAGTGCCACTTCTCCTTCAGAAAATTTAGAAATGGAATATGACGATTACATTGAATACGATGACACATTTTCTTACTTCGATCCACTAGAAACGGAGAAGTTACAATGGAAAGGCTCGGAAAAGATCGGAAAACCTAAATCATTATCCAAAGACGACCCTAAAAAAGGAAGCAGTGATTTATGA
- the LOC125679466 gene encoding kelch-like protein 3 isoform X1 yields MSNGGGVSLVHTKSCSLSEDALALLESLPGLFRRTDGKFLSEYVFREQSHALTVLHGLNEQRKSNTLCDVIICVEGEKFACHRNILAACSPYFLAMFTGEMKESREKEIKIDGMSPDIMKQLVDFAYTADISITQENAQQLLSAANLVQIHTIIQACCNFLEGEMDPSNCLGIHCFAEAHVCDELSDKARQYVIQHFTQVARQEEILLLPKEKLIEFISQNDLNVGSEEVVFDAILRWVKHDPKHRIPQLADVLQYVRLPLVSPYYLFDKVDSEHLLMTAPGCRPFLDEAMKYHILKDRRMEMLSPRMIPRQCMAVETVVYITGGEIYNKNYLNCVEGYNLEGGTWVKLKDLPFSRCHHCAVVSEDMHMYIAGGYNKENVVVNNVMRYERYLDKWIKVASMNTPRAKLGMATLDGYIYAIGGYDGTSNLCSVEKYCPQTNRWTCVSQLSQPVARIVATSLNGYLYAAGGVADPSDHCMNTFQRYSPIDDFWEQLAHMPTPRALSGLVSVKGVLYAVGGILDNSYASRELMSYDMEGDTWTLLPQMKETRYDPGVTTMGSKIYVLSGHDGENSFFSSIEVYDTDTSRWSELPILTLPYGRCRFTCVAMDTKQA; encoded by the exons GCTTGTTTCGTAGAACAGATGGGAAATTTTTAAGTGAGTATGTTTTTCGAGAACAATCACATGCTCTGACTGTGTTACATGGCCTCAATGAACAGAGGAAATCAAATACgctttgtgatgtcataatcTGTGTGGAGGGGGAAAAATTTGCCTGCCACAGGAACATTCTGGCTGCTTGCAGTCCATATTTTTTGGCAATGTTTACAG GGGAAATGAAGGAGAGTAGAGAGAAGGAGATAAAAATAGATGGCATGTCTCCTGACATAATGAAACAGCTAGTGGACTTTGCCTATACAGCAGATATCTCAATTACACAGGAAAATGCCCAACAACTTCTGTCTGCTGCCAATCTGGTACAAATCCACACCATAATACAAGCTTGTTGCAACTTTCTGGAAGGTGAAATGGACCCCAGCAACTGTCTGGGGATCCACTGCTTTGCTGAGGCACATGTCTGCGATGAACTGAGTGACAAAGCTAGACAGTACGTCATCCAACATTTTACCCAAGTGGCCAGACAGGAAGAGATTTTGCTGCTTCCAAAAGAAAAACTCATCGAATTCATCAGCCAGAATGACCTGAACGTTGGTTCAGAGGAAGTGGTGTTTGATGCCATACTGAGATGGGTGAAACATGACCCCAAGCACAGGATTCCACAGCTAGCAGACGTCCTACAGTATGTCCGTCTGCCACTGGTCAGTCCTTACTATCTCTTTGACAAAGTGGACTCTGAGCATCTTCTGATGACAGCACCAGGCTGCAGACCTTTCCTGGATGAAGCCATGAAGTATCATATCCTTAAG GACAGAAGAATGGAAATGCTGTCACCAAGAATGATACCCAGACAATGTATGGCTGTTGAGACAGTGGTGTACATTACTGGGGGTGAAATCTACAACAAGAACTATCTGAACTGTGTGGAAGGATACAATCTGGAGGGCGGCACTTGGGTCAAGTTGAAGGACTTGCCGTTTTCTCGTTGTCATCACTGTGCTGTTGTTTCAGAGgatatgcacatgtacattGCTG GAGGGTACAACAAAGAAAATGTGGTGGTGAACAATGTGATGAGGTATGAGAGATACCTGGACAAATGGATCAAGGTAGCCTCAATGAACACACCAAGAGCAAAGCTAGGAATGGCCACCTTAGATGGCTACATTTATGCCATAGGAGGATATGATGGGACCTCCAATTTGTGCTCTGTGGAGAAATACTGCCCACAGACCAACCGATGGACTTGCGTCTCGCAACTATCACAACCTGTGGCAAGAATCGTGGCTACTTCTCTCAATGGGTATCTGTATGCTGCTG GTGGAGTAGCTGATCCCTCGGATCATTGCATGAATACTTTTCAAAGGTACAGCCCCATTGATGATTTTTGGGAGCAG CTAGCTCACATGCCTACCCCCAGGGCACTGAGTGGTCTGGTATCGGTCAAGGGGGTGCTGTATGCTGTGGGAGGAATACTAGATAACTCCTATGCCTCCAGAGAACTCATGTCATATGACATGGAGGGAGACACATGGACCTTACTGCCACAGATGAAAGAAACCAGATATGATCCTG GAGTTACTACAATGGGAAGCAAGATCTATGTGTTGAGTGGACATGACGGGGAGAATTCATTTTTCTCCAGCATTGAGGTGTATGACACGGACACTAGCAGGTGGTCAGAGCTGCCCATTCTCACTCTTCCATATGGGAGGTGCAGATTTACCTGTGTCGCCATGGATACTAAACAAGCATGA
- the LOC125679466 gene encoding kelch-like protein 3 isoform X3: MSNGGGVSLVHTKSCSLSEDALALLESLPGEMKESREKEIKIDGMSPDIMKQLVDFAYTADISITQENAQQLLSAANLVQIHTIIQACCNFLEGEMDPSNCLGIHCFAEAHVCDELSDKARQYVIQHFTQVARQEEILLLPKEKLIEFISQNDLNVGSEEVVFDAILRWVKHDPKHRIPQLADVLQYVRLPLVSPYYLFDKVDSEHLLMTAPGCRPFLDEAMKYHILKDRRMEMLSPRMIPRQCMAVETVVYITGGEIYNKNYLNCVEGYNLEGGTWVKLKDLPFSRCHHCAVVSEDMHMYIAGGYNKENVVVNNVMRYERYLDKWIKVASMNTPRAKLGMATLDGYIYAIGGYDGTSNLCSVEKYCPQTNRWTCVSQLSQPVARIVATSLNGYLYAAGGVADPSDHCMNTFQRYSPIDDFWEQLAHMPTPRALSGLVSVKGVLYAVGGILDNSYASRELMSYDMEGDTWTLLPQMKETRYDPGVTTMGSKIYVLSGHDGENSFFSSIEVYDTDTSRWSELPILTLPYGRCRFTCVAMDTKQA; encoded by the exons GGGAAATGAAGGAGAGTAGAGAGAAGGAGATAAAAATAGATGGCATGTCTCCTGACATAATGAAACAGCTAGTGGACTTTGCCTATACAGCAGATATCTCAATTACACAGGAAAATGCCCAACAACTTCTGTCTGCTGCCAATCTGGTACAAATCCACACCATAATACAAGCTTGTTGCAACTTTCTGGAAGGTGAAATGGACCCCAGCAACTGTCTGGGGATCCACTGCTTTGCTGAGGCACATGTCTGCGATGAACTGAGTGACAAAGCTAGACAGTACGTCATCCAACATTTTACCCAAGTGGCCAGACAGGAAGAGATTTTGCTGCTTCCAAAAGAAAAACTCATCGAATTCATCAGCCAGAATGACCTGAACGTTGGTTCAGAGGAAGTGGTGTTTGATGCCATACTGAGATGGGTGAAACATGACCCCAAGCACAGGATTCCACAGCTAGCAGACGTCCTACAGTATGTCCGTCTGCCACTGGTCAGTCCTTACTATCTCTTTGACAAAGTGGACTCTGAGCATCTTCTGATGACAGCACCAGGCTGCAGACCTTTCCTGGATGAAGCCATGAAGTATCATATCCTTAAG GACAGAAGAATGGAAATGCTGTCACCAAGAATGATACCCAGACAATGTATGGCTGTTGAGACAGTGGTGTACATTACTGGGGGTGAAATCTACAACAAGAACTATCTGAACTGTGTGGAAGGATACAATCTGGAGGGCGGCACTTGGGTCAAGTTGAAGGACTTGCCGTTTTCTCGTTGTCATCACTGTGCTGTTGTTTCAGAGgatatgcacatgtacattGCTG GAGGGTACAACAAAGAAAATGTGGTGGTGAACAATGTGATGAGGTATGAGAGATACCTGGACAAATGGATCAAGGTAGCCTCAATGAACACACCAAGAGCAAAGCTAGGAATGGCCACCTTAGATGGCTACATTTATGCCATAGGAGGATATGATGGGACCTCCAATTTGTGCTCTGTGGAGAAATACTGCCCACAGACCAACCGATGGACTTGCGTCTCGCAACTATCACAACCTGTGGCAAGAATCGTGGCTACTTCTCTCAATGGGTATCTGTATGCTGCTG GTGGAGTAGCTGATCCCTCGGATCATTGCATGAATACTTTTCAAAGGTACAGCCCCATTGATGATTTTTGGGAGCAG CTAGCTCACATGCCTACCCCCAGGGCACTGAGTGGTCTGGTATCGGTCAAGGGGGTGCTGTATGCTGTGGGAGGAATACTAGATAACTCCTATGCCTCCAGAGAACTCATGTCATATGACATGGAGGGAGACACATGGACCTTACTGCCACAGATGAAAGAAACCAGATATGATCCTG GAGTTACTACAATGGGAAGCAAGATCTATGTGTTGAGTGGACATGACGGGGAGAATTCATTTTTCTCCAGCATTGAGGTGTATGACACGGACACTAGCAGGTGGTCAGAGCTGCCCATTCTCACTCTTCCATATGGGAGGTGCAGATTTACCTGTGTCGCCATGGATACTAAACAAGCATGA
- the LOC125679466 gene encoding kelch-like protein 3 isoform X2, producing MSNGGGVSLVHTKSCSLSEDALALLESLPGLFRRTDGKFLREMKESREKEIKIDGMSPDIMKQLVDFAYTADISITQENAQQLLSAANLVQIHTIIQACCNFLEGEMDPSNCLGIHCFAEAHVCDELSDKARQYVIQHFTQVARQEEILLLPKEKLIEFISQNDLNVGSEEVVFDAILRWVKHDPKHRIPQLADVLQYVRLPLVSPYYLFDKVDSEHLLMTAPGCRPFLDEAMKYHILKDRRMEMLSPRMIPRQCMAVETVVYITGGEIYNKNYLNCVEGYNLEGGTWVKLKDLPFSRCHHCAVVSEDMHMYIAGGYNKENVVVNNVMRYERYLDKWIKVASMNTPRAKLGMATLDGYIYAIGGYDGTSNLCSVEKYCPQTNRWTCVSQLSQPVARIVATSLNGYLYAAGGVADPSDHCMNTFQRYSPIDDFWEQLAHMPTPRALSGLVSVKGVLYAVGGILDNSYASRELMSYDMEGDTWTLLPQMKETRYDPGVTTMGSKIYVLSGHDGENSFFSSIEVYDTDTSRWSELPILTLPYGRCRFTCVAMDTKQA from the exons GCTTGTTTCGTAGAACAGATGGGAAATTTTTAA GGGAAATGAAGGAGAGTAGAGAGAAGGAGATAAAAATAGATGGCATGTCTCCTGACATAATGAAACAGCTAGTGGACTTTGCCTATACAGCAGATATCTCAATTACACAGGAAAATGCCCAACAACTTCTGTCTGCTGCCAATCTGGTACAAATCCACACCATAATACAAGCTTGTTGCAACTTTCTGGAAGGTGAAATGGACCCCAGCAACTGTCTGGGGATCCACTGCTTTGCTGAGGCACATGTCTGCGATGAACTGAGTGACAAAGCTAGACAGTACGTCATCCAACATTTTACCCAAGTGGCCAGACAGGAAGAGATTTTGCTGCTTCCAAAAGAAAAACTCATCGAATTCATCAGCCAGAATGACCTGAACGTTGGTTCAGAGGAAGTGGTGTTTGATGCCATACTGAGATGGGTGAAACATGACCCCAAGCACAGGATTCCACAGCTAGCAGACGTCCTACAGTATGTCCGTCTGCCACTGGTCAGTCCTTACTATCTCTTTGACAAAGTGGACTCTGAGCATCTTCTGATGACAGCACCAGGCTGCAGACCTTTCCTGGATGAAGCCATGAAGTATCATATCCTTAAG GACAGAAGAATGGAAATGCTGTCACCAAGAATGATACCCAGACAATGTATGGCTGTTGAGACAGTGGTGTACATTACTGGGGGTGAAATCTACAACAAGAACTATCTGAACTGTGTGGAAGGATACAATCTGGAGGGCGGCACTTGGGTCAAGTTGAAGGACTTGCCGTTTTCTCGTTGTCATCACTGTGCTGTTGTTTCAGAGgatatgcacatgtacattGCTG GAGGGTACAACAAAGAAAATGTGGTGGTGAACAATGTGATGAGGTATGAGAGATACCTGGACAAATGGATCAAGGTAGCCTCAATGAACACACCAAGAGCAAAGCTAGGAATGGCCACCTTAGATGGCTACATTTATGCCATAGGAGGATATGATGGGACCTCCAATTTGTGCTCTGTGGAGAAATACTGCCCACAGACCAACCGATGGACTTGCGTCTCGCAACTATCACAACCTGTGGCAAGAATCGTGGCTACTTCTCTCAATGGGTATCTGTATGCTGCTG GTGGAGTAGCTGATCCCTCGGATCATTGCATGAATACTTTTCAAAGGTACAGCCCCATTGATGATTTTTGGGAGCAG CTAGCTCACATGCCTACCCCCAGGGCACTGAGTGGTCTGGTATCGGTCAAGGGGGTGCTGTATGCTGTGGGAGGAATACTAGATAACTCCTATGCCTCCAGAGAACTCATGTCATATGACATGGAGGGAGACACATGGACCTTACTGCCACAGATGAAAGAAACCAGATATGATCCTG GAGTTACTACAATGGGAAGCAAGATCTATGTGTTGAGTGGACATGACGGGGAGAATTCATTTTTCTCCAGCATTGAGGTGTATGACACGGACACTAGCAGGTGGTCAGAGCTGCCCATTCTCACTCTTCCATATGGGAGGTGCAGATTTACCTGTGTCGCCATGGATACTAAACAAGCATGA